In the genome of Microbacterium paraoxydans, the window TCAATGCCACAACTTCGGTGGCGTGCTTGAGCCCCGTTACATTGTCGGCGCGGAATCACTTGACCAGTGAGCTATTACGCACTCTTTCAAGGGTGGCTGCTTCTAAGCCAACCTCCTGGTTGTCAGAGCAACTCCACATCCTTTCCCACTTAGCACGCGCTTTGGGACCTTAGTTGGTGGTCTGGGTTGTTTCCCTCTCGACTATGAAGCTTATCCCCCACAGTCTCACTGCTGCGCTCTCACTTACCGGCATTCGGAGTTTGGCTGACGTCAGTAACCTTGTAGGGCCCATCGGCCATCCAGTAGCTCTACCTCCGGCAAGAAACACGCAACGCTGCACCTAAATGCATTTCGGAGAGAACCAGCTATCACGAAGTTTGATTGGCCTTTCACCCCTATCCACAGCTCATCCCCTCAGTTTTCAACCTAAGTGGGTTCGGTCCTCCACGACGTCTTACCGTCGCTTCAACCTGGCCATGGATAGATCACTTCGCTTCGGGTCTAGGACATGCGACTGAATCGCCCTATTCAGACTCGCTTTCGCTACGGCTACCCCACACGGGTTAACCTCGCCACATATCGCTAACTCGCAGGCTCATTCTTCAAAAGGCACGCTGTCACACCTACCAGGGGTGCTCCAACGGTTTGTAAGCAAACGGTTTCAGGTACTATTTCACTCCCCTCCCGGGGTACTTTTCACCTTTCCCTCACGGTACTTGTCCGCTATCGGTCATCTGGGAGTATTTAGGCTTATCAGGTGGTCCTGACAGATTCACACGGGATTTCACGGGCCCCGTGCTACTTGGGATACTCTCCACGCCAGAACACGCATTTCGACTACGGGGTTGGCACCCTCTATGACCGGCCTTTCAAGACCGTTCGTCTATACGCTTCTGTAACGTCGCCAGCTCGGCAGAACTGACTGGTGAGTCCCACAACCCCGAATATGCAACTCCTGCCGGATATCACACACACTCGGTTTAGCCTGATCCGGTTTCGCTCGCCACTACTAACGGAATCGCGGTTGCTTTCTCTTCCTGTGGGTACTGAGATGTTTCACTTCCCCACGTTCCCTCTACCCGCCCTATATATTCAGGCGGGAGTCACTAGGTCGGCACGCCGCCCAGCGGGGTTTCCCCATTCGGACACCCTCGGATCAAAACTTGCTTATCAGTTCCCCGAGGCTTATCGCAGATTGCTACGTCCTTCTTCGGCTCCAGATGCCAAGGCATCCACCGTTTGCTCTTAAAGACTTGAAATCACATGAGTTTGAATCAAAAACCCGACCAGTCCGAAGACTGAATCAGAAATTGACTAATGATCTTTAAGATCATCTTGCGCAACTGATCAAAGACCAGTTGCAAGATGCTCGCGTCCACTGTGTAGTTCTCAAAGTACGGGCGGAACCCCCATCCACCTGCCCCCACAGGGACAAACAGAAAGAGGTCCAGAGGTTCAGACCAGATCCCGAAAGATCCGCATCCGGTCCCTCAGGACCCAACAGCGTGCAGGCACCGGTCCCCTCACCCAGAACCTTCCAACCACCGAAGCGGCGTACTAGTCCCGAGATCAGATCTCGATGCCATGTCAAATGTTCCACCCATGAGCTCCCAGCGAAGAACGTATGCCTTCGAACCGGGTTCTGGACGCCGAAGCGTCAGATGCTCCTTAGAAAGGAGGTGATCCAGCCGCACCTTCCGGTACGGCTACCTTGTTACGACTTAGTCCTAATTACCGATCCCACCTTCGACAGCTCCCTCCACAAGGGTTAGGCCACCGGCTTCAGGTGTTACCGACTTTCATGACTTGACGGGCGGTGTGTACAAGACCCGGGAACGTATTCACCGCAGCGTTGCTGATCTGCGATTACTAGCGACTCCGACTTCATGAGGTCGAGTTGCAGACCTCAATCCGAACTGGGACCGGCTTTTTGGGATTCGCTCCACCTCACGGTATTGCAGCCCTTTGTACCGGCCATTGTAGCATGCGTGAAGCCCAAGACATAAGGGGCATGATGATTTGACGTCATCCCCACCTTCCTCCGAGTTGACCCCGGCAGTATCCCATGAGTTCCCACCATTACGTGCTGGCAACATAGAACGAGGGTTGCGCTCGTTGCGGGACTTAACCCAACATCTCACGACACGAGCTGACGACAACCATGCACCACCTGTTTACGAGTGTCCAAAGAGTTGACCATTTCTGGCCCGTTCTCGTATATGTCAAGCCTTGGTAAGGTTCTTCGCGTTGCATCGAATTAATCCGCATGCTCCGCCGCTTGTGCGGGTCCCCGTCAATTCCTTTGAGTTTTAGCCTTGCGGCCGTACTCCCCAGGCGGGGAACTTAATGCGTTAGCTGCGTCACGGAATCCGTGGAATGGACCCCACAACTAGTTCCCAACGTTTACGGGGTGGACTACCAGGGTATCTAAGCCTGTTTGCTCCCCACCCTTTCGCTCCTCAGCGTCAGTTACGGCCCAGAGATCTGCCTTCGCCATCGGTGTTCCTCCTGATATCTGCGCATTCCACCGCTACACCAGGAATTCCAATCTCCCCTACCGCACTCTAGTCTGCCCGTACCCACTGCAGGCCCGAGGTTGAGCCTCGGGATTTCACAGCAGACGCGACAAACCGCCTACGAGCTCTTTACGCCCAATAATTCCGGATAACGCTTGCGCCCTACGTATTACCGCGGCTGCTGGCACGTAGTTAGCCGGCGCTTTTTCTGCAGGTACCGTCACTTTCGCTTCTTCCCTGCTAAAAGAGGTTTACAACCCGAAGGCCGTCATCCCTCACGCGGCGTTGCTGCATCAGGCTTTCGCCCATTGTGCAATATTCCCCACTGCTGCCTCCCGTAGGAGTCTGGGCCGTGTCTCAGTCCCAGTGTGGCCGGTCACCCTCTCAGGCCGGCTACCCGTCGACGCCTTGGTGAGCCATTACCTCACCAACAAGCTGATAGGCCGCGAGCCCATCCCCAACCGAAAAATCTTTCCAAACGCAGACCATGCGGTCACGTCACATATCCAGTATTAGACGCCGTTTCCAGCGCTTATCCCAGAGTCAGGGGCAGGTTGCTCACGTGTTACTCACCCGTTCGCCACTGATCCCACAGAGCAAGCTCCGTGTTCACCGTTCGACTTGCATGTGTTAAGCACGCCGCCAGCGTTCATCCTGAGCCAGGATCAAACTCTCCGTAAAAAGAAATTGCATACGAACCGGGGAAAAACCGGAACGCAGCGAGTTTGATGCTGACCAAAGAGACGAATTCATTGCTGACTTCATCCGTTGCCAACCCCACAAGGAGGTTGGTCTTTGATCCAAAGGAATTCTCACCCAGCCGAAGCTAGACGAGGATAATTTGGCATTTGACAAGTGCACGCTGTTGAGTTCTCAAGGATCGGATGCTCCCACGACCCAGCCATCACGACCAGGCCCGCAGGGCAACTTCTCTATCTTAGCCATCCCGACCCGCTTGTCAAATCGGCGCGCCGCGCGGATCTTGGATCCGCTGCGCAGCCGGTGACAGCCGCAGAAGGGGTGGATCTCCCATCCTAGGCGCAAGCGCCGGATATCTCAAGTGAAAGTGGATCGGGAGTGGTTCTCCGCTTGAGGGGGGTGAAGCTCTGGGCTTCTCCGCTTCCCTGTGGGGCGAACAAGTAATAAGTTACGTGGATTCCGGGGGTCTGGCAAATCGGGCGCACCACCCCGGGCGTGTCGCGTCTGCTGCTCGAGCGGATTCGCCCGGGTCAGCCGTCGTTTCCGACCGCATCGGTGGGGAGTAGCATCGCGCCCATGCCCCCGCACGCTTCTCCTCACGCTGCCGACCTGCTGGGCCGTGTCCAGCGGGAGCTGGGCGCAGACTCCCTGCCTGCGCATCTGCTCGCCGCGGTCAGCGCCCTGGATGCCGTGCCGCTCCCGTCCCGCACCGCGACCGCGGAGCTCGCTCTCGCCAGCGTGGCGTCGGTCGTGCTCGCCGCAGGACTCGACCCGGCGGCCATCGATCCCCGTCGAGTCGCCGTCGCCTATCGGAGCGATCGGTATCTGCTGGTCGACGGTGCTCCGCCGCCGGTGTGGGCGCCCCTCTCCGGATTCTGGGAGAGCGCAGACGGCTGGATCCGAACGCACGGCAACTACCCGCACCATGCGCGCGCGCTTCGCCGCGCGCTCGGCCTGACCGACGCGGCGGGTCCGAAGGCGGTCGCCCGCAGGGTGGCGGCTCTGTCGAGCGACGCGGCCGTCGACCGGATCTCCGAAGCCGGTGGTCTCGCCGTCGCCGTGCGCCGTGAGGACCCGGACGTCGATCATGCCCTGCGGAGCACTCCCCTCCTCGACGTAGCATCCATCGACGCGGCGGACGGACGGCGGAGTGAGCGACGGAGCCCGTCCCCCGGCCCCTCGGCGCACCTGCCCCTCGCCGGCCTCCGTGTCCTGGACCTCACGCGAGTGATCGCGGGGCCGGTGTGCACACGAACGCTCGCTCTCCTCGGCGCCGATGTGCTGCGTCTCGACCCACCGCACCTCCCCGAGCTCCCGTGGCAGCACCTCGACACCGGCCATGGCAAGCGCACGGCTCGTCTCGACGCCCGATCCTCCGAGCTGCACGGCCTCCTGCAGTCGGCGGATGCGGTCGTGCTCGGATATCGGCCCGCCTCGCTGGACCGGCTCGGCCTCTCCCCCGACGCTCTGGTCGAGCAGCACCCGGGTCTCCTCGTCGCGCAACTGAGCGCCTGGGGCACCGATCACCCCGAGCGCGCCGGTTTCGACAGCCTCGTCCAGGCGGAGAGCGGCATCGCGATGATCGAGGGCGAGGACGGACGGCCGGGCGCCCTCCCCGCCCAGGCGCTGGATCACAGCACCGGGTATCTCCTCGCCGCCGCACTCACCCGGCTGCTCCGTTCGCGCGACGGGCGCTCGCGCATCGTGCGCACCTCGCTGCGCCGCGTCGCCGCCGAACTGCTGGGGATGCCGCGCACGACCGACGTCGTGCGCGCGCCGGAGATCGATGCCTCGGCGCATCTCTCGCGATTCGACGTGGACGGGACGCCGGTCGTGACGGCGGCACCGGCGCTCCCTGGGCTGACCTTCGCCGCCCCGCATGCCTGGGATTCGGACGCACCGCGCTGGTGAGGGGGACTCCCTGGTGCGGGAGGCCTCCGGGAAGCGGGATCAGACGGTGCGGCGCGGCCGTCGCACGGCGAGGACCACGCAGAGGACCAGGGTGAGCAGGCCCCACACCGCACAGGCGGGCGGCAGCACCCGATACGCGAGATGCTGCACGGTGAAGTCGGCGGAGAGCGGACCGAACGCCAGCAGTCCACCGACCCACGCGACCACGAGGATCACCGAAAGCGAGAGCCACCACGCGATCCGCACGAACGGCGGAAGTACCCGCGGCGCATCCGCTCGCGGGGTCGCACGCCGCAGCCACAGCGCGGCCCAGATCGCGAGACCGAGCAGACCGAGGACGCTCGAGGCGTACTGCAGCCACTTGTAGCCGTCGAACGGACCCCAGGAGTTCGCGAGCGCGGGAACCAGATCGACACCCCACCGCGACTCGTGCGTGAACGCATCCCAGAGGATGTGCGAGAGCACCCCCAGCATCGCCGAGACCACGAGCAGGAACGGATACAGCGGTCGCGCGGCGCGGTACCGCGAGCGGTCGTCACGGCTCAGGGCTTCGACCGCCGCCCGGAGTCCGCTCGCGCCCCACCCGGCGGGCAGCCGCGTGCTCACCCAGTCCGGCAGCAGCTCCAGGGTCGCGGGGCGCAGCAACACACGCCACAGCAGGAAGAGCACGAGCGCGAGCAGCGCCGTCCACACGACGTTGACCGGATCGTGCAGGAAGCCGTAGTTGAGCCCGACGTTCCGCAGGAACAGCGAGATATCCGGCGTCATCGCTCCGATCGCGATCGCCGCGGGGATGAGCGGCGTGCGCACGAACGGCAGCGCGACGATCGCGTGACTCGGGGTGAACGGCATACGTGGCCGGGGTCAGCCGAGGAAGACGCCGGCGAGCGTCTTCTTCCCGCGACGGAGCACCGAGACGCCGCCGGGAAGTGTGCCCTGCACGATCGCGGTGTCGTCCTCCACCCGCTCGCCGTCGAGGGAGACGCCACCTTGCGCGATGGCGCGACGCGCCTCCGACAGACTCGACACCAGCCCGGTCGCGACGAGCGCGTCGACGACCGGGGTACCGGCGGCGACCGTCGCGTGCGGGAGCTCGTCCAAGGCCGTGCGCAGGGTCGCCGCGTCGAGAGTGGTCAGGTCGCCCTGACCGAACAGCGCCTCGGACGCCGCGATCACGGCCGCCGTCGCCTCCACGCCGTGCACCGTCGCGACGACCTCGAGCGCGAGGCGCTTCTGGGCGGCGCGGCGGAACGGCTCCGTGGCGACGAGCTCGGCGTACTCCTCGATCTCGGCCCTGGTCAGGAACGTGAACACCTTGAGGCGTTCGATCACATCGGCATCGGCCGTGCTGAGCCAGAACTGGTAGAACGCGTAGGGGCTCGTGAGGTCCGCGTCGATCCAGATCGCGTTGCCCTCGCTCTTGCCGAACTTCGTGCCGTCGCTGTTGGTGATCAGCGGCGTGCCGATCGCGTGGACGGACACCCCTTCGACCCGGTGGATGAGGTCGGTGCCGCTGGTGAGGTTGCCCCACTGATCAGACCCACCCGTCTGCAGGACACAGTCGTACTGGCGGTAGAGCTCGAGGAAGTCCAGGCCCTGGAGGATCTGGTAGCTGAACTCGGTGTAGCTGATCCCGGCGTCGGAGTTCAGGCGCGCAGCCACCGCGTCCTTCTTCAGCATCGTGCCGACGCGGTAGTGCTTGCCGATCTCGCGGAGGAAGTCGATCGCGGAGAGCGGTGCGGTCCAGTCGAGGTTGTTCACCATGCGGGCGGCGTTGTCGCCCTCGAAGCTGAGGTATCGCTCGACCTGTCCGCGCAGACGATCGACCCATTCCGCCACCGTCTCCCGGGTGTTGAGCGTGCGCTCCGCGGTGGGTCGCGGGTCGCCGATCAGGCCGGTGGAGCCGCCGACGAGGCCGAGCGGCTTGTGCCCGGCGAGCTGAAGACGGCGGAGCAGGAGCAGCTGGACGAGGTGGCCGAGGTGCAGGCTGGGCGCCGTCGGGTCGAAGCCGCAGTAATACGTGACGGGGGCTCCCGCGAGCAGGGCGCGCAGCGCCTCCTGGTCGGTGGACACGTGGACGAGGCCACGCCATACGATCTCGTCCCACACGTTCTCGAACGTGGGGTCGATCGCCTGCGGCGCGGTCGTCAGAGCGGGAGTTGACACGCGCTCCAGGCTAGCAGCGCGCGACCGTCCGGCTGCGTCGCCGGCGGGGGTGTCAGCTGTGCGCCGCCCACCAGACGAGGAACGCGGCGCCGAGCCCGATGACCCAGCTCACGAGGCTGCCGACGAGGAAGTACTCGGCACGCGCGCCGGTCTCCCCGTCGCGGGAGATCTCCGGGAAGCGCACGATGCCCTTGGCGGCGAGCATGGCCGCGAGCACCGGGTACGCCGCGGCGAGCGTGAGGATCATCACGAGCACACGCTCCAGCGGGCCGATGAGTCGTCCGCCCTTGAAACCGTGGCGGGGATCGGCCGGGATGACAGCGGACACCGCGGGGGTCTCGCCGGCGGGCGCCGCGGCGGAGACGGGGGCCAACGACGCGTCGGACGGAGGCACCGGAACCGAGACCTCGGCCGGGCGCCAGGTGTGCTCGCCGTCGAGAGCAGCGCGGACGACGAGGTTGGCGGATTCGAGCAGGAAGACCCCGGCCCCGAGCGCGAGCACGACGAGGTCGAACGGGACCTCGCCGAAGGGTGAGCGGAGAGTCCACATCTCGCCGATGAGGCCCGCGGTGTCCCGGGCTCCGCCCCAGACCACGGCGCCGATGCTGAGCGCGGCCAGCGCGACCGCGGGCCAGAACCCGGCGCGCGTGGACCCCGCGTCCGGCATGCTCCAGATCCACAGCGCTCCGGCGCCGAGCCCCAGGAGCGCGGGCAGCAGCGCGTCTCCGCCGATGCCGAGGAGGAGGATCACGGCCGCGGCGACGACGTACCCGACCCACCGTCGCGGCACGAACTGCCGGACGAGGTCGGTCGCGCCGACGGCGAGGAGGACGAAGCCCGCGAGGATCATGCGGACTCCCCCCGGAGCGCGGCCACTCCTTCGATGAGAGCGGCGGCTCCCGCGCTCCGCAGCGACTTGGACACGCTGGGCTGCGAGATGCCCTCCTGCGCGGCAAGCTCCTGCTGGGACCGGCCGACCAGACGCCCGTATGTGAGGTGACGCTCGCGCTCGCTCATCGCCCCCACGAGCTCGTCGCGCGCGAGGACGTAGGCATTGGACGCGGCGATCACGTTCTCCATGACCTCATCCTGACCCGGGGCGCCGACAATCCAGGTGCGCGTCCTCGGCACGGCGCGCTGCTCGCGGGCATGCACGATCTCGATCGCGGCGCGCGCGGCATACCAGCCGGGGCCGTCGGCCAGGTCGCGATGCACCGAGGCGACGGATCGAACCTCGCCGACGCCGATCCCGAAGCGGAAGGCGAGCCCCTCCGGAAGCCGGAGCTGGATCATGAGAAGGGACAGGAGCGCGTCGGGCAGTGCACGGTAGACGCCTTGCTGCTCGTCCCCTACCGTGGGCGTGAGCGGCTGGACCGCCAGCGGGCGGTCCCGCTCGACCTGAGCGATGGTCTCGTCCAGCGCGCGCTGTGCGGCGCTCCGGTCTCCGAGTTCTCGGGAGCCCACGATGTCGGCGATCACGGCGATGACCATGCCATAACCGTAACACGAATATTCAGAGTTTATGCCTTATAGGGCTATAGATGGGAAATATGCCTGATTCACGCATCATCGACTGGAGCGATGGCACCTGGACGCACTCCCCCGCGCTGACCCGGATCGACGGGCATCTCGACGCCACCGCGATCGAGGGCAGCGACGCCTGGCGTCACACCGCCTACGGATTCGTCCATGACTCAGAACACGCGCTGCTCGCCCCGCTCGCCGTCGGGGAGGCGATCGAGGTCGCCTTCACAGCCCCCTGGGAGGGCCAGTTCGATCAAGCGGGTCTCTTCGTGCGTGCTGACGACGAGCACTGGATCAAAGCGGGAGTCGAGTTCGCGGACGGCCACCTCGGTCTCGGCGCTGTCGTGACCGCCGGGCGGTCGGACTGGTCGGTCGGCTACGTCGACGACTGGCGCGAGAGCGAGATCACAGTCCGGGTCAGTCGTTGGGAGGACGCGATGATCGTTCGCGCCCGCGCGGACGACGGACCGTGGCGATTGGTGAGGGTGGCCCCCTTCGCCGGCGACGCGGCCGTCTCCGCCGGACCGTTCCTCGCCGCCCCGACCCGGTCGGGTCTGACCGTCCGGTTCACCCGGTGGGAGCGGTCCGCCGCCGACGGCGACCTGCACTGAGGCGCGGCCGCCGCCGGACCGGCTACAGGCCGAGCGCGTGCGCGGCGGCCTGCGCGCGCGCGACGAGCTCCGCGCGCTGCTCGGCCACCCGCTCCGGAGCGGTGCCGCCGACGCCCGTGCGCGACGCGACGGAGCCCTCGATCGTGAGCACCTCCCGGACCTCGGGGACGAGGTGCGGAGACACCGACAGCAGCAGCTCGTCGGAGGCGTCCTCCAGCCCGATCCCCTGCTCCTCGCAGGCACGGACGAGCGCGCCGGAGATCTCATGGGCATCGCGGAACGGCACGCGCCGCTTCACCAGCCACTCGGCGACATCCGTCGCCAGGGAGAACCCCTGGGGAGCGAGCTCGGCCATCCGCTCCGTGTGGAAACGCAGCGTCGCGATCATCCCGGCGAACGCCGGCAGCACGACCTCGAGCGTCTGCACCGAGTCGAACACCGGCTCCTTGTCCTCCTGCAGATCGCGGTTGTACGCGAGGGGCAGGCCCTTGAGCGTTGCCAGGAGACCGGACAAGTTGCCGATGAGACGCCCGGACTTGCCGCGCGCGAGCTCGGCGATGTCCGGGTTCTTCTTCTGCGGCATGATGCTGGATCCTGTGGAGTAGCCGTCGTCGAGGGTGACGAAGCCGAACTCCCGCGTGTTCCAGAGGATGATCTCCTCGGACAGGCGGGAGAGGTCGACCCCCGTCATCGCCGCGATGAACGCGAACTCCGCCACGACGTCCCGCGCGGCGGTGCCGTCGAGGGAGTTCTCCGCGGGGCGGTCGAGACCCAGTTCGGTCGCGACGAGCGCGGGATCCAGGCCCAGGGTCGACCCCGCGAGCGCTCCCCCGCCGTACGGCGAGACACCGGCGCGACGACGCCAGTCGACGAGGCGTTCGAGCTCGCGCACCAGCGGCCAGGCGTGGGCCTGGAGGTGATGGGCGAGCAGCACCGGCTGTGCGTGCTGCAGGTGCGTGCGGCCGGGCAGAATCGCGTCGGGATGCGCCTCCGCCTGCGCCACGAGCGCATCGATCACGCGCAGCAGGTCGCGCGCGATCACCCGGGCGTGGTCGATCAGGTACATCCGCACGAGCGTGGCGATCTGGTCGTTCCGGCTGCGGCCGGCGCGGAGGCGTCCGCCCAGCTCCGGACCCAGCTCGGCGATCAGCGCCTGCTCGAGCGCGCCGTGCACGTCCTCGTCGGTGGGCAGCGGCTGCAGGGAGCCGTCGGCGACCTTGCGCGCGACCGCGTCGAGGCCCTCGTGCATCCGGGCGGCCTCATCCGGCTCCAGGTACCCCGCGGCGGCCAGCGCCGTGGCATGGGCGTGGGAACCCGCGATGTCGTACGGCGCCAGGATCCAGTCGAAGTGTGTCGACCGGCTCAGCTCGACGAGCTCCGGCGACGGACCGGTGGCGAACCGCGCGCCCCAGAGCGCGCCCTCGTTGGTGCCTTCGTGCGAGCCGGCCATCACGCGTCCTTCTTCCCGAGGAGCCAGACCAGCAGGGCCTTCTGGGCGTGCAGGCGGTTCTCCGCCTCGTCCCAGACCACGCTCTGCTGACCGTCGATGACCGCGGAGTCCACCTCGTAGCCGCGGTCGGCGGGGAGACAGTGGATGAAGATCGCGTCGTCGTGCGCGAGCTCCATCGTCTCCGGTGTGACCTTGTAGCCGCCGAGGTCGCGGATCCGCGCGAGCTTCTCCTCCTCCTTGCCCATCGACACCCAGGTGTCGGTGACGACGACGTCGGCACCGGCGGCCGCCTCGACCGGGTCGGTGAAGAGCGTGATCGATCCGCCGGTCTCCCCGGCGCGGCGGTCGGCCGCTTCGATCACGTCGGCGCGCGGCGCGTAGTCCTCCGGCGAGGCGATGCGCACGTGCATGCCGGCCGTGACGCCCGCGAGCGCGTAGGAGTGCGCCATGTTGCTCTGGCCGTCGCCGAAGAACGTCAGCGTGAGGCCCTTGAGGTCGCCCTTGTGCTCACGGATCGTCAGCAGGTCGGCGAGGAGCTGGCAGGGGTGGAAGTCGTCGGACAGCGCATTGATCACGGGGACCCGGGTGCCGGCGGCCATCTCCTCCAGGCCCGACTGCGCGTAGGTCCGCCACACGATCGCGGCGACCTGGCGCTCGAGCACGCGGGCCGTGTCGGACGGCGTCTCCTTCCCGCCGAGCTGGCTGCTCGCCGTGGAGATGATGAGCGGCGTGCCGCCGAGGTCGGCGATACCGACGGCGAACGAGACGCGCGTCCGGGTGGACGACTTGTCGAAGATCACGGCGACGGTCTGCGGGCCGGCGAGGCTCTTGTCGGCCCAGCGATCCTTCTTGAGCTCGAGCGCGAGATCGAGGATCTCCGCCTGCTCGGCGGGCGTCAGATCGTCGTCGCGCAGCAGGTGGCGGGTCATGCGGGGACCTTTCCGGTGGCGGAGGTGTGGACGTCGGAGAGAGCGGCGGCGAACAGCTCGCGGAACTCCGCCAGCTCCGTGTCGCCGATGGTGAGAGCCGGCGCGACGCGCACGGTCTCGGGGTTGGCGGCGTTGACGATGAGACCGCGGTCCTGTGCGGCGGCGACCACCGCGCCCGCCACGGGCTGCGTGAGCGCGACGCCCACGAGGAGTCCACGGCCGCGGACGCCGCCGACCAGCGGGGAGTCGATGCCGAGGATGATGTCCCGCAGCTCGGCGCCACGGCGCGCAGCGTTGTCGACGAGGTCGGCGCGCTCGATCTCGGCCAGCACCGCGTCCGCCACGGCCGTCGCGAGCGGGTTGCCGCCGAACGTGGAGCCGTGCGAACCGGGTGTGAACAGGGCGCTCGCGGGCCCGTAGGTGACGAGGGCGCCGATCGGGAATCCGCCGCCGATGCCCTTCGCGAGCGTGATGGCGTCGGGCGTGATGCCCTCGTGGCTGAATCCGAACCAGGCGCCGGTCCGGCCCGCGCCCGTCTGGATCTCGTCGACGATGAGCAGGGCGCCGTGCGCGAGGGTCAGCGAGCGTGCCGCGGCGAGGTAGCCCTCGGGCAGCTCGACGACGCCGGCTTCACCCTGGATCGGCTCCACGATGACGGCGGCGACCCGGTCGTCCATCGCGGCCTCCAGCGCTTCGATCGTGGCCGGGATGTGCTCCACGCCTCCGGGCATCGGAGCGAACGGCGCGCGCATCGACTCCTTGGCCGTGAGCGCGAGCGAGCCCATCGTCCGGCCGTGGAAGCCGTTCTCCAGTGCGAGGATGCGCGGACGCTCCGCGCCGCCGTGCAGCCGGGCGAGCTTGAACGCGGCCTCGTTGGCCTCGGCTCCGGAGTTCGAGAAGAACACGCGACCGTCGATCCCCGCGCCGGCGAGGCGCTTGAGCCGGGCGGCGAGCGCGAGCTGCGGCGGAGTCGCGAAGTAGTTCGAGACGTGCGCGAGGGTGGCGGCCTGCCGGGACACCGCCTCGACGAACACCGGGTGCGCGTGCCCGAGGGAGGTCACCGCGATGCCGGCGAGGAAGTCGAGGTAGCGTCGGTCTTCGGCGTCCCACAGGTACGAGCCCTCACCGCGGGTCAGCAGCGCGAGGCGCTCCCCCGCGTTGAGCACGAGATCACGTGCCGCGTCGTCCTGCCAGACGGTCATGCCGTCGCCCCTTTCTCTCCCAGGACCACTTCGGTCCCGATTCCCTTGC includes:
- a CDS encoding acetylornithine transaminase, with the protein product MTVWQDDAARDLVLNAGERLALLTRGEGSYLWDAEDRRYLDFLAGIAVTSLGHAHPVFVEAVSRQAATLAHVSNYFATPPQLALAARLKRLAGAGIDGRVFFSNSGAEANEAAFKLARLHGGAERPRILALENGFHGRTMGSLALTAKESMRAPFAPMPGGVEHIPATIEALEAAMDDRVAAVIVEPIQGEAGVVELPEGYLAAARSLTLAHGALLIVDEIQTGAGRTGAWFGFSHEGITPDAITLAKGIGGGFPIGALVTYGPASALFTPGSHGSTFGGNPLATAVADAVLAEIERADLVDNAARRGAELRDIILGIDSPLVGGVRGRGLLVGVALTQPVAGAVVAAAQDRGLIVNAANPETVRVAPALTIGDTELAEFRELFAAALSDVHTSATGKVPA